In a single window of the Caldisalinibacter kiritimatiensis genome:
- the dprA gene encoding DNA-processing protein DprA, with the protein MDNKDILIWLNSINGIGNKMIDNLIKYYGDLKSIWEAKESSIREFKGLNNQIKSKMLATRDKTYVEMLKKRIKELKIKVISICDNEYPSILKNIYDPPKILFVKGSIVKKDSFSIAIVGSRKTTPYGKWAADKFARELSRMGITIVSGMARGIDTISHKGALKENGRTIAVLGSGINVIYPKSNKELYNQIINNGAIISEFPIDMQPVAHNFPMRNRIISGLCLGVIVIEAKKKSGSLITAQHALEQGRDVFALPGNINSVYSKGTNLLIKDGAKLLTDVDDILEEINILKSIFEKVENKQINNRELGKDESKVLEILSERPMNSDIIASKINIDISKVNSILTILEMKGLVKLLPGNLYTVQ; encoded by the coding sequence ATGGATAATAAAGATATTTTAATTTGGTTAAATAGTATTAATGGAATTGGTAATAAAATGATTGATAATTTGATAAAATACTATGGCGATTTAAAAAGTATTTGGGAAGCCAAAGAAAGCTCTATTAGGGAGTTTAAAGGATTAAATAATCAAATAAAAAGCAAAATGCTTGCTACAAGAGATAAAACATATGTAGAGATGCTTAAGAAAAGAATCAAAGAACTAAAAATTAAAGTAATATCAATTTGCGATAATGAATATCCTAGTATACTAAAAAACATATATGACCCACCAAAAATATTGTTTGTAAAAGGTAGTATAGTAAAGAAAGATAGTTTTTCTATTGCGATTGTGGGTTCTAGGAAGACGACACCCTATGGAAAATGGGCTGCAGATAAGTTTGCTAGAGAATTAAGTAGAATGGGGATTACTATTGTAAGTGGAATGGCTAGAGGTATAGATACTATATCCCATAAAGGAGCACTCAAGGAAAACGGGAGAACTATTGCTGTTTTAGGAAGCGGTATAAATGTAATATATCCTAAATCTAATAAAGAATTATATAATCAAATAATTAATAATGGAGCTATTATATCAGAGTTTCCTATAGATATGCAGCCAGTAGCTCATAACTTCCCTATGCGCAACAGAATAATTAGTGGTCTTTGTCTTGGGGTTATTGTTATTGAAGCTAAAAAGAAAAGTGGTTCTCTAATAACAGCACAACATGCACTTGAGCAAGGAAGAGATGTGTTTGCTCTACCAGGTAATATAAACAGTGTTTATAGTAAAGGAACTAATTTACTGATAAAAGATGGAGCAAAACTGTTGACGGATGTTGATGATATTTTAGAAGAGATAAACATATTAAAAAGTATTTTTGAAAAAGTTGAAAATAAACAAATAAACAATAGAGAATTAGGTAAAGATGAGAGTAAGGTATTAGAAATTTTATCGGAGCGTCCAATGAATTCAGATATTATTGCTTCAAAAATTAATATTGACATATCAAAAGTAAATAGTATACTTACTATATTGGAAATGAAAGGTTTAGTTAAATTGTTACCAGGAAACTTATATACAGTACAATAA
- a CDS encoding YifB family Mg chelatase-like AAA ATPase, with the protein MLSKVKTCVLQGLDGYLVEVETDVSRGMPSFNIVGLPDTAIREAKERVRTAIKNSGYEFPLNRITINLAPANLKKEGSQLDLPIAVGILLAVEIIKNNNLDNVSFVGELSLDGKINKIDGALPMVISLKEKGIEKVIIPYDNKEECSVVDRIDIIPVKHLSELVLYLNDEMIIEPYKRNVNLLLENQEDNYEDFGDVKGQQMLKRAMEVAAAGSHNILIIGPPGSGKTMIARRLPSILPKLTFEQALEITKIYSIVGLLNEYSLVTKRPFRAPHHTMSNVSLVGGGRIPRPGEVSLAHYGVLFLDELPEFKKSVLEVLRQPMEDGHVTISRVNASLSYPSKFMLVASMNPCPCGYYGDPTHECTCNQRDIDRYLGKISGPLLDRIDIHIEVSPVKYNELENNNLKTESSKEIRYRVDKAHQEQLERYKDENIYSNSELTPKHMKKYCELDDEGKMLMKQAFDQLGLSARAYNKVLKVARTIADLEGSKNIKSNHLAEAIQYRKLDRKYWS; encoded by the coding sequence ACTGATGTTTCTAGAGGAATGCCTAGTTTTAATATTGTAGGATTACCTGATACAGCAATTAGAGAAGCTAAAGAAAGAGTAAGGACTGCTATAAAAAATAGTGGATATGAGTTTCCATTAAATAGGATTACTATAAATTTAGCTCCAGCTAATTTAAAAAAAGAAGGTTCACAGCTAGATTTGCCAATTGCTGTTGGTATTTTACTAGCAGTTGAAATAATTAAAAATAATAACTTAGATAATGTATCTTTCGTAGGAGAGTTATCTTTGGATGGAAAGATTAATAAAATAGATGGAGCTTTACCTATGGTAATATCATTAAAGGAAAAAGGTATTGAAAAAGTTATAATTCCATATGACAATAAAGAAGAGTGTAGTGTAGTTGATAGAATAGATATAATTCCTGTTAAACATCTTAGTGAATTAGTACTATATTTAAATGATGAAATGATTATTGAGCCTTACAAAAGGAATGTAAATCTCTTGCTTGAAAATCAAGAAGATAATTATGAAGATTTTGGTGACGTCAAAGGACAGCAGATGTTAAAAAGAGCTATGGAAGTAGCGGCTGCTGGTTCTCATAATATACTTATAATTGGTCCCCCTGGCTCAGGAAAAACTATGATAGCAAGAAGATTACCATCTATTTTACCTAAATTGACATTTGAACAAGCTTTAGAAATTACGAAAATATATAGTATAGTAGGATTACTTAATGAATATTCATTAGTAACTAAGAGACCATTTCGTGCTCCACATCATACGATGTCTAATGTATCGTTAGTAGGTGGAGGTAGAATTCCAAGACCAGGCGAAGTATCATTAGCTCATTATGGAGTGCTATTTTTAGATGAGCTTCCTGAATTCAAAAAAAGCGTATTAGAGGTGTTAAGACAACCTATGGAAGATGGACATGTAACCATATCAAGAGTTAATGCATCTTTATCATATCCATCAAAATTCATGCTTGTTGCTAGTATGAACCCTTGTCCGTGCGGCTATTACGGGGATCCTACCCATGAATGTACATGTAACCAAAGGGATATAGATAGATATTTAGGAAAGATTAGTGGTCCTTTACTTGACCGAATAGATATTCATATAGAAGTAAGCCCTGTTAAATATAATGAGTTAGAGAATAATAATTTAAAAACCGAATCGTCTAAAGAGATTAGATATAGAGTTGATAAAGCACATCAGGAACAGCTTGAGCGATACAAGGATGAAAATATCTATTCAAATTCAGAATTAACGCCTAAACATATGAAGAAATATTGTGAGCTTGATGATGAAGGTAAAATGCTAATGAAACAAGCTTTTGACCAATTAGGTCTTAGCGCTAGAGCATACAACAAAGTTTTAAAAGTTGCTAGAACTATTGCTGATTTAGAGGGGAGCAAAAATATAAAATCTAATCATTTAGCTGAAGCAATTCAATATAGAAAACTGGACAGAAAATATTGGAGTTAG